Proteins from a genomic interval of Sporolactobacillus sp. Y61:
- the argB gene encoding acetylglutamate kinase produces MKRYLVIKCGGSVFEKLTPEFYRSIQKIQAEGQWAPVIVHGGGPAISQMLEKLAIPTTFHNGLRVTTDEVLEVVEMVLSGSMNKKIVANICGAGGRAVGLSGIDGHLLTAKPAAPRSLGFVGEIAAVDTQLITCLSAKGFIPVVSPIAMDANGQHYNINADQAAAAIAGALNGRLCFISDVPGIMVEQKGKMVPLDKVSDLEIAQLIHTKKISGGMIPKVMAAVDSLKHHVPEVVIVNGLAPECLTDYTKGIKAGTKIFLEEEALHA; encoded by the coding sequence ATGAAACGGTATCTGGTGATTAAATGTGGCGGCAGCGTTTTTGAGAAACTGACCCCTGAATTTTATCGGAGCATTCAGAAGATCCAGGCAGAAGGCCAATGGGCACCGGTGATCGTGCACGGAGGCGGTCCGGCCATCTCGCAAATGCTTGAAAAGCTGGCTATTCCCACCACTTTTCACAATGGTCTGCGCGTGACGACGGATGAAGTACTTGAAGTCGTAGAAATGGTACTGAGCGGTTCGATGAACAAGAAAATCGTAGCGAATATTTGCGGAGCCGGCGGAAGGGCAGTCGGACTGAGCGGGATTGACGGTCATCTGCTGACAGCAAAACCGGCTGCGCCCCGGAGCCTGGGATTTGTCGGGGAAATTGCTGCTGTCGATACACAACTGATCACCTGCCTGAGCGCTAAAGGCTTTATACCGGTTGTCTCCCCGATAGCGATGGATGCCAACGGGCAACATTACAATATCAATGCAGATCAGGCTGCCGCGGCCATTGCCGGCGCACTGAACGGCAGATTATGCTTTATCAGTGATGTTCCCGGAATTATGGTTGAACAGAAGGGTAAAATGGTGCCGCTCGACAAGGTTTCAGATCTGGAGATTGCCCAGCTGATTCACACGAAGAAGATCAGCGGCGGGATGATTCCGAAAGTCATGGCAGCGGTCGACAGTCTGAAACATCATGTCCCGGAAGTGGTCATTGTCAACGGGCTGGCACCTGAATGTCTCACCGACTATACAAAAGGAATCAAAGCAGGGACAAAAATTTTTCTTGAGGAGGAAGCACTCCATGCCTGA
- the argJ gene encoding bifunctional glutamate N-acetyltransferase/amino-acid acetyltransferase ArgJ, whose amino-acid sequence MENTMEQQIKITEIENGGVGSPAGFITGGQHIGLRKSKPDMGWIYSQQPAAAAGVYTTNLFQAAPLKVTKTSLQEEQKLQAVLVNTVSANSCTGEQGIKNAFTTRKWMAKHLKIPEHYVAVASTGVIGLQLPMDKMKKGIEKISLDTSEAPFEKAILTTDTHTKHLAVRLKAGGKTITIGGACKGSGMIKPNLATMLGFVTTDAAVSPDDLHSALLQVTQKTFNRITVDGDTSTNDMVLVLANGMAGNETLTAAHPDWPAFLAGLKAVCQGLAKFIAGDGEGATKLIEVRVTGAKDEQAAEVISKTIVGSSLVKTAVFGSDANWGRIVCAMGYSGEPFDPYKVTLKLGDMLLFEKGMPAVFDEKQAKAYLDRDSIIIKADLGEGSGEAVAWGCDLTYNYVKVNASYRS is encoded by the coding sequence ATGGAAAATACGATGGAACAGCAAATAAAGATAACAGAAATCGAAAATGGGGGCGTCGGATCACCGGCCGGCTTTATTACCGGCGGACAGCATATCGGCCTGAGAAAGAGCAAGCCGGATATGGGCTGGATCTATTCACAGCAACCCGCGGCAGCAGCGGGCGTTTATACAACGAATCTGTTTCAGGCGGCCCCGCTTAAGGTCACGAAAACGAGCCTGCAGGAGGAACAGAAACTTCAGGCCGTGCTCGTCAATACAGTGAGTGCCAATTCCTGTACCGGAGAGCAGGGGATCAAAAATGCTTTCACCACAAGAAAATGGATGGCGAAACATCTGAAGATTCCTGAACATTATGTTGCTGTTGCATCAACCGGTGTGATTGGATTGCAGCTGCCGATGGACAAAATGAAGAAAGGGATTGAAAAGATCTCACTGGATACGTCGGAAGCGCCCTTTGAAAAAGCGATTCTGACCACCGACACGCATACGAAACACCTGGCCGTCCGGCTTAAAGCCGGCGGGAAAACCATTACCATCGGTGGCGCCTGCAAGGGCTCGGGTATGATTAAACCCAATCTGGCTACGATGCTGGGTTTTGTGACAACGGATGCGGCTGTTTCACCTGACGACCTTCATTCTGCGCTCCTTCAGGTCACACAAAAAACATTTAACCGAATTACCGTCGATGGCGATACGAGTACTAATGATATGGTGCTGGTGCTGGCAAATGGCATGGCAGGAAACGAAACATTGACTGCTGCTCATCCGGACTGGCCGGCATTTCTCGCCGGACTGAAGGCGGTCTGTCAGGGCCTGGCAAAGTTCATTGCCGGCGACGGCGAAGGGGCAACCAAATTAATTGAAGTCCGGGTGACGGGTGCAAAAGATGAACAGGCGGCTGAGGTCATCAGTAAAACGATAGTCGGATCGAGTCTGGTCAAGACGGCTGTATTTGGCAGTGACGCCAACTGGGGCCGCATCGTCTGCGCTATGGGATACAGCGGCGAGCCGTTTGATCCGTACAAAGTTACATTGAAACTTGGAGATATGCTGCTGTTTGAGAAGGGGATGCCGGCAGTCTTTGATGAAAAGCAGGCGAAGGCGTATCTGGATCGGGACAGTATTATCATAAAAGCTGATCTGGGCGAGGGAAGCGGCGAGGCTGTTGCCTGGGGCTGCGATCTGACTTATAACTACGTCAAAGTTAATGCGTCTTATCGGTCGTAA
- the argC gene encoding N-acetyl-gamma-glutamyl-phosphate reductase: MKAGIVGANGYGGAELIRLLTNHPSVQVEMLISHTTQGEKVETLYPHLSGILEKPLEAFDPDVLAERVDVVFFATPAGVSKELLPECLKRGLTCIDLSGDFRLKNPSEYETWYHKTPAAAAQLADAVYGLPELNRRQIESAHFIANPGCYPTASLLGLAPALKDGALEKGSIIIDGKSGVSGSGRKAATGNLFSEVNESVKAYKLGTHQHTPEIEQEMAAISGYRQSITFTTHLIPMTRGLMCTIYANLAKGYSTREFIEMYRHFYKKSPFVRIRPLGTWPATKEVAGSNYCDIGLHVDGRTRRLTIVSVIDNVVKGAAGQAIQNLNMMQGWEETTGLRYTPIYP; the protein is encoded by the coding sequence GTGAAAGCAGGTATTGTAGGCGCAAATGGATATGGTGGAGCAGAGCTGATCCGCCTTCTGACGAATCATCCGTCGGTTCAGGTGGAGATGCTGATTTCCCACACAACGCAGGGTGAAAAAGTTGAAACGCTGTATCCACATCTTTCAGGAATTCTTGAAAAACCACTTGAAGCTTTTGATCCGGACGTCCTGGCTGAGCGGGTGGATGTCGTTTTCTTTGCCACACCGGCCGGCGTCAGTAAAGAGCTGCTTCCGGAGTGCCTGAAACGGGGGCTGACCTGCATTGATCTCTCGGGAGACTTCAGGTTAAAGAATCCATCCGAATATGAAACCTGGTATCATAAAACACCGGCGGCCGCCGCTCAGCTGGCCGATGCTGTCTACGGACTTCCGGAGCTTAACCGAAGGCAGATTGAATCCGCTCATTTTATCGCCAACCCCGGATGCTACCCGACAGCTTCACTGCTTGGCCTGGCTCCGGCACTGAAGGACGGGGCGCTTGAAAAAGGATCCATCATTATTGACGGGAAATCCGGTGTTTCCGGTTCAGGAAGGAAAGCGGCAACCGGGAATTTGTTCAGCGAAGTGAATGAAAGTGTCAAAGCCTACAAGCTGGGAACGCACCAGCACACACCGGAGATTGAACAGGAAATGGCGGCGATCAGCGGGTACAGGCAGTCCATCACTTTTACCACACACCTGATTCCGATGACGCGCGGATTAATGTGTACGATTTACGCGAATCTTGCCAAAGGTTACTCGACGAGAGAATTTATCGAAATGTACCGGCACTTTTATAAAAAATCGCCATTTGTCCGGATCAGGCCGCTCGGCACATGGCCGGCAACAAAAGAAGTAGCCGGATCAAATTACTGCGATATCGGATTGCACGTAGATGGAAGGACGAGGCGGCTGACCATTGTTTCAGTCATTGATAATGTCGTCAAAGGCGCCGCCGGCCAGGCGATCCAGAATCTGAATATGATGCAGGGCTGGGAGGAGACAACCGGACTCCGGTATACCCCGATCTACCCGTGA